One region of Opitutaceae bacterium genomic DNA includes:
- the dnaG gene encoding DNA primase: MSVIKPTCLRDIKLRVNIVDVVSRVITLRKAGARFKGLCPFHSEKTPSFNVDADKGFFKCFGCGKAGDVITFVRDTEQLTFTEAIEALGKRFGVVIEYEEGTGPTKEERTLRQELFDLHEFAADHYFQKFKGKDHEGEFIRSYWTDKRRFLPELADEFKIGLSETDEGGLGSAVLKRRFSEEAIRQCGLFFVRSPTVMTMVSLRPRFRGRLMIPIRDHQGRVVAFTGRQTELTPKDDPAFEAKYVNSPETPIFTKGNLLFNLDRARDPASKENRPFVLVEGQLDALRCWSVGLKTAVAPQGTAITESQLLLLRRYQHRVECFFDSDDAGQKASLRFLPLALKTGLEVRFLGAQATSKIDPDILLLERGLAAYAELEKTSLSAMAYACASILPQPDRASSEEKTRAAAQVQSIIAAADSEVARSQFLAEAAACLKLPVAALQKDFQASLARQQRSFRREDTTAAPSAAPSSPDSACNRDIAPEQHLLLVCLHWEQMGKSLAHAFPHDWIDLSHPCGALLNRFLAEFEHDNWPGREHLDILLETPEEKALIASMLFDAPALDDPVKALQEGIHRLRARSLEPRLRKIDLDLATHHAESSVDAISLLKLRSELLRQLRQPITLVPL; encoded by the coding sequence ATGTCCGTCATCAAACCCACCTGCCTGCGCGACATCAAGTTGCGGGTGAACATAGTCGATGTCGTTTCCCGTGTGATCACTCTGCGAAAGGCTGGCGCTCGATTCAAGGGTTTGTGTCCGTTCCACTCCGAAAAGACACCCTCGTTCAATGTGGATGCAGACAAGGGCTTCTTCAAATGCTTTGGCTGCGGGAAGGCGGGCGACGTCATCACGTTTGTGCGGGACACGGAGCAACTGACCTTCACCGAGGCTATTGAGGCGCTCGGCAAACGTTTCGGTGTCGTTATTGAATACGAGGAAGGCACGGGGCCGACGAAGGAGGAACGCACGCTTAGACAGGAGCTGTTCGACCTGCACGAATTTGCCGCCGACCACTACTTTCAGAAATTCAAAGGGAAGGATCACGAAGGGGAATTCATCCGCTCCTATTGGACGGACAAGCGGCGTTTCCTTCCTGAACTGGCGGACGAATTCAAAATCGGCCTTTCAGAGACTGACGAAGGCGGACTCGGCTCCGCGGTTCTCAAACGTCGGTTTTCCGAGGAGGCCATCCGGCAGTGCGGCCTGTTTTTTGTCCGCAGCCCCACCGTGATGACGATGGTCAGCCTGCGCCCCCGTTTTCGCGGACGCCTGATGATTCCCATCCGGGATCACCAAGGGCGCGTCGTCGCATTCACCGGCCGCCAGACGGAGCTCACTCCCAAGGACGACCCCGCTTTCGAAGCCAAGTACGTCAATTCGCCGGAAACGCCCATTTTCACCAAGGGAAATCTGCTCTTCAATCTCGACCGCGCGCGCGATCCCGCGAGCAAGGAAAACCGCCCCTTTGTCCTGGTCGAGGGACAACTCGACGCGCTCCGATGCTGGAGCGTCGGACTCAAGACGGCTGTCGCCCCGCAGGGCACGGCCATCACGGAGTCCCAACTGCTGCTGCTGCGACGCTACCAGCATCGCGTCGAGTGCTTCTTCGATTCCGACGATGCCGGGCAAAAGGCATCACTTCGATTTCTGCCGCTCGCACTCAAGACAGGTTTGGAGGTTCGTTTTCTTGGCGCTCAAGCGACCTCGAAGATCGATCCCGACATCCTGCTCCTGGAGCGCGGCCTGGCCGCCTACGCAGAATTGGAGAAAACCTCGCTCTCGGCAATGGCCTACGCCTGCGCCTCCATTCTTCCGCAACCGGATCGCGCCTCCTCCGAAGAAAAGACCCGGGCGGCAGCCCAGGTTCAATCAATCATTGCCGCCGCCGATTCCGAGGTTGCCCGGTCCCAGTTCCTCGCCGAGGCCGCGGCCTGCCTGAAGCTCCCGGTCGCCGCCCTGCAAAAAGACTTCCAAGCCAGTCTTGCCAGGCAGCAACGGTCTTTTCGACGCGAGGACACGACCGCCGCGCCAAGTGCGGCACCGTCTTCGCCAGACAGTGCCTGCAATCGTGATATTGCTCCAGAACAGCATTTGCTGTTGGTTTGCCTTCATTGGGAGCAAATGGGGAAGTCCCTCGCTCATGCTTTCCCCCACGATTGGATCGACCTCTCCCACCCCTGCGGAGCGCTGCTGAATCGTTTTCTTGCGGAATTCGAACACGACAACTGGCCAGGACGCGAACACCTCGACATCCTCCTCGAAACACCCGAGGAAAAGGCACTCATCGCTTCAATGTTGTTTGATGCACCAGCGCTGGACGATCCCGTAAAAGCATTGCAGGAGGGCATCCATCGGTTGCGTGCCCGTTCACTTGAGCCTCGCCTCAGGAAAATCGACCTTGATTTAGCAACCCACCATGCGGAGAGTAGCGTGGACGCAATTTCACTCTTAAAACTCCGTTCCGAACTTCTGCGACAGCTGCGCCAGCCCATCACTCTGGTGCCGCTTTGA
- the rpoD gene encoding RNA polymerase sigma factor RpoD has translation MPRSSKASSASIDDQSEAVESVLNKKGAHAPASDGVSIPDVPGGGSINEKIRQLIRQSKEQGYLTFDDINEALPDSIENQDEIDNVLSILQNLDIEIIESEEVESFKQRQEEAEEEETRTSQNDILDDPVRMYLKQMGQVPLLTREQEVDISKRIENAELKAQEALFDAANVARYIIALGSKLLSREERFDRIVIDKKIESRDAYFKALPKLVEITQKNEESVSESWAEYLAARNEAERKKILSKHRKRESTLRSNFSKFYFKLKVYEEYLAEIRPVLTEIQDLNSLLERARHPKTRRDAAIDTKVIAARFKALEHEHRIAPQAMLDIVAKTNVHIREAHQAKTEMVEANLRLVISIAKKYTNRGLSFLDLIQEGNMGLMKAVEKFEYRRGYKFSTYATWWIRQAITRSIADQARTIRIPVHMIETLNKVMQVQKQLLQEYGHEPTPEEVADEMNLPVERVQQIMKMAQQPISLQSPVGDGDDTSFGDFIEDKSAENPYDMTAFSLLREKIIDVLDSLTERERRVLSLRFGLVDGYSRTLEEVGKQFKVTRERIRQIEAKALRKMRHPTRLRQLTGFFDAEQPDNAQNLLKQAQAGQIKPPPLVPH, from the coding sequence ATGCCGCGCAGCAGTAAAGCCAGTTCAGCATCCATTGACGACCAATCCGAGGCAGTCGAGTCAGTCCTCAACAAGAAGGGCGCACACGCGCCCGCCTCCGACGGAGTCAGCATTCCCGATGTGCCCGGTGGCGGAAGCATCAACGAGAAGATACGTCAGCTCATCCGCCAGTCGAAGGAGCAGGGATACCTGACGTTTGACGACATAAACGAGGCGCTTCCCGACTCCATCGAAAATCAGGACGAGATCGACAATGTCCTGTCCATTCTTCAGAACCTCGACATCGAGATCATCGAGTCGGAGGAAGTGGAGTCCTTCAAGCAGCGGCAGGAGGAGGCGGAGGAGGAGGAAACCCGCACTTCCCAGAATGACATTCTGGACGATCCGGTGCGAATGTACCTCAAGCAGATGGGCCAGGTCCCGCTGCTGACCCGCGAGCAGGAGGTCGATATTTCCAAACGAATCGAAAACGCCGAACTGAAGGCGCAGGAAGCGCTGTTCGATGCCGCAAACGTCGCACGGTACATCATCGCACTCGGCTCCAAACTGCTCAGCCGCGAGGAGCGCTTCGACCGCATAGTCATCGACAAGAAAATCGAGAGTCGCGACGCGTACTTCAAGGCGCTGCCCAAGCTGGTCGAGATCACGCAGAAGAACGAGGAATCCGTTTCTGAATCGTGGGCGGAATATCTGGCGGCCCGCAACGAGGCGGAACGAAAGAAGATCCTCTCAAAACACAGGAAGCGCGAATCGACGCTTCGTTCAAACTTTTCGAAATTCTATTTCAAGCTCAAGGTGTACGAGGAGTACCTCGCCGAAATCCGGCCGGTGCTGACTGAAATCCAGGACCTGAACTCGCTTCTGGAGCGTGCCAGGCATCCCAAGACCCGCAGGGACGCCGCCATCGACACCAAGGTCATCGCCGCGCGATTCAAGGCGCTCGAACATGAGCACCGCATCGCACCGCAAGCCATGCTCGACATCGTCGCCAAGACAAACGTCCACATCCGCGAGGCGCACCAGGCCAAGACGGAAATGGTCGAGGCCAACCTGCGCCTGGTCATCTCCATCGCGAAGAAATACACCAACCGCGGCCTGTCCTTCCTCGACCTGATCCAGGAGGGAAACATGGGGCTCATGAAGGCGGTGGAAAAATTCGAGTACCGGCGCGGCTACAAGTTCTCCACCTACGCAACCTGGTGGATCCGCCAGGCCATCACCCGCTCGATCGCCGACCAGGCGCGCACCATCCGCATCCCGGTCCACATGATCGAGACACTGAACAAGGTGATGCAGGTGCAGAAGCAGCTCCTACAGGAATACGGCCACGAGCCCACCCCCGAAGAGGTCGCCGACGAGATGAACCTGCCCGTGGAGCGCGTGCAGCAGATCATGAAGATGGCGCAGCAGCCCATCTCGCTTCAGTCGCCCGTCGGCGACGGCGATGACACCAGCTTCGGTGACTTCATCGAGGACAAGAGCGCCGAGAATCCCTACGACATGACAGCCTTTTCGCTTCTCCGCGAAAAGATCATCGATGTTCTCGATTCGCTCACCGAGCGCGAGCGCCGCGTGCTATCGCTCCGCTTCGGTCTCGTCGACGGCTACAGCCGCACCCTTGAGGAGGTGGGCAAGCAGTTCAAGGTCACCCGCGAACGCATCCGCCAGATCGAGGCCAAGGCTCTGCGCAAGATGCGTCACCCGACGCGTCTTCGCCAGCTCACCGGATTCTTCGACGCTGAGCAGCCGGACAACGCGCAGAACCTGCTCAAGCAGGCCCAGGCGGGGCAGATCAAGCCGCCACCCCTGGTGCCGCACTGA
- a CDS encoding response regulator, whose product MGGKFVKALYQRLRDHLLSESSILPAGEISSPTGEVLSDEQILAPVHRRGDRWAGLLLIVHCGLAMLLAPVRDTWVATLGIASVTAVLFRVMTKVHPGAFVTRACAGVLLQVLLGFHIYQVGGLAPLHFLFFTSSTVLIVYADWRCLWPVALCVLIQHGVLFIDQYKGLARYFFEIPEPSAGRLITHGSIMLVHVLIVGMGAWLIRRHIVSERRNRQRLVEQQGELTEQLTRARHSETLLQQSGQVLLETQGKMAREIRERRRTEETLLQAKGELEATNRQLQDSIARANELALSAEVANQAKSAFLAVMSHEIRTPLNGVIGMTELMLDGELSDQHRDSLETIRSSGTGLLVILNDVLDFSKIESGRLDLEKLPFDLPRAIDDVVTLFSGKAAAKGLDLKISIDPGVPRRIRGDVTRVRQIISNLLSNAVKFTEHGGVVVEVSRQPPGFAGDVTQAKLQFSVRDTGPGLTSEAQALLFQPFTQADASTSRKFGGTGLGLAICRRLAQLMGGDAWVTSTLGRGSTFSFCILAEIVDAPVATAAPAPVAPQPVVPIVPIGGDGLRILLVEDNLVNQKVALTMLKRLGHGADVANHGGEGLSAVRERDYDIVLMDWHMPEMNGLEATLAIRRELPPGRQPWIIGLTANAMTGDREKCIQAGMDDYITKPLRKEELGNALARAGSHRESTPPAIPVEV is encoded by the coding sequence ATGGGAGGAAAGTTTGTGAAGGCACTCTATCAGCGATTGAGGGATCATCTGCTGTCGGAATCATCAATCCTGCCGGCCGGTGAGATTAGTTCGCCAACGGGGGAGGTTCTTTCGGACGAGCAGATCCTTGCTCCAGTTCATCGTCGTGGTGACAGGTGGGCCGGCCTTCTCCTGATCGTCCATTGCGGGCTTGCGATGCTGCTTGCGCCGGTCAGGGACACGTGGGTGGCGACTCTGGGAATTGCCTCCGTCACTGCGGTATTGTTCCGGGTGATGACGAAAGTGCATCCCGGTGCATTTGTCACGCGCGCATGCGCGGGTGTTCTGCTTCAAGTCCTGCTTGGGTTTCACATCTACCAGGTCGGAGGACTGGCTCCACTTCATTTTCTGTTTTTCACCAGCTCAACAGTGTTGATCGTTTATGCTGACTGGCGCTGCCTCTGGCCCGTTGCACTCTGCGTATTGATCCAGCATGGGGTGTTGTTCATCGATCAGTACAAGGGGCTGGCCCGCTACTTTTTTGAGATTCCGGAGCCGAGTGCCGGCAGGCTGATCACGCATGGGTCGATCATGCTTGTGCATGTGTTGATTGTTGGAATGGGGGCATGGCTGATCCGCCGCCACATCGTGTCGGAGCGCCGAAATCGCCAGCGGCTGGTCGAGCAGCAGGGCGAGCTCACGGAGCAGCTGACGCGGGCGCGTCACTCCGAAACCCTGCTTCAGCAGAGCGGCCAGGTGCTGCTTGAAACCCAGGGAAAGATGGCGCGTGAGATCCGGGAGCGGCGGCGCACGGAGGAGACGCTGCTCCAGGCCAAGGGCGAGCTCGAGGCGACCAATCGCCAGCTTCAGGATTCGATAGCCCGGGCGAATGAGCTCGCGCTGTCCGCGGAGGTGGCGAATCAGGCCAAGAGCGCGTTTCTGGCGGTGATGAGCCATGAAATCCGCACGCCGCTGAACGGAGTCATCGGCATGACCGAACTGATGCTCGACGGCGAGCTCTCGGACCAGCATCGCGACAGTCTGGAGACGATTCGGTCCTCCGGCACGGGGCTTCTCGTCATTCTCAACGACGTGCTCGACTTCTCGAAGATCGAGTCGGGCCGGCTGGACCTTGAAAAGCTTCCGTTCGATCTGCCGCGCGCGATCGACGATGTTGTGACGCTGTTCTCCGGAAAGGCCGCGGCCAAAGGGCTTGATTTGAAGATCAGCATCGACCCGGGCGTTCCCCGCCGCATTCGCGGCGATGTCACCCGCGTGCGGCAGATCATCTCGAATCTTCTCAGCAATGCGGTGAAGTTCACCGAACACGGCGGAGTGGTTGTCGAGGTTTCCCGCCAACCCCCGGGCTTTGCCGGCGATGTCACGCAGGCAAAGCTCCAGTTCTCGGTTCGCGACACCGGACCCGGCCTCACTTCTGAAGCGCAGGCCCTGCTGTTCCAGCCGTTCACACAGGCTGACGCATCGACTTCGCGCAAATTTGGAGGAACCGGTCTTGGACTCGCGATCTGCCGGAGGCTGGCCCAGCTGATGGGAGGTGACGCCTGGGTGACGAGCACGCTTGGGCGCGGGTCAACCTTCTCATTCTGCATTCTGGCGGAGATCGTAGACGCTCCTGTTGCGACGGCGGCCCCTGCTCCCGTTGCGCCGCAGCCGGTGGTCCCGATCGTGCCGATCGGCGGCGATGGGCTGCGCATACTGCTCGTTGAGGACAATCTTGTGAACCAGAAGGTTGCGCTGACCATGCTCAAGCGACTGGGGCACGGGGCCGATGTCGCCAATCACGGTGGCGAGGGACTCTCGGCCGTGCGTGAGCGCGACTATGACATCGTGCTTATGGACTGGCACATGCCTGAGATGAACGGACTGGAGGCGACGCTGGCCATTCGTCGTGAATTGCCGCCTGGGCGCCAGCCATGGATTATCGGTCTGACTGCGAATGCGATGACGGGCGACAGGGAGAAATGCATCCAGGCGGGGATGGACGATTACATCACCAAGCCACTGCGCAAGGAAGAGCTTGGCAATGCGCTGGCACGGGCGGGATCCCACCGCGAATCCACGCCTCCGGCGATTCCGGTGGAGGTGTAG